One window of the Desulfovibrio sp. genome contains the following:
- a CDS encoding fumarate reductase iron-sulfur subunit translates to MGRNLTFEIFRYNPLDPLSQPHMQTFQLEEHNSMTLFIALNMIRETQDASLQFDFCCRAGICGSCGMVINGRPGLACHTQTSDLPSHITLHPLPVFKLLGDLSVDTGTWFRNVGTKIESWIHTTKEFDPTAQEDRMSNDLATQIFELDRCIECGCCVAACGTARMREDFIGATAINRMARFYIDPRDNRTPADYYELIGDDNGVFGCMGLLACDNVCPKQLPLQDQLGIMRRMVTMESVRGILPEFIRNKMQGCGCGCSK, encoded by the coding sequence ATGGGACGCAATCTGACATTCGAGATATTCCGCTATAATCCGCTGGACCCGCTCTCGCAGCCCCATATGCAGACCTTCCAGCTTGAAGAGCACAACAGCATGACGCTGTTTATCGCCCTCAACATGATTCGCGAAACGCAGGACGCCTCGCTGCAGTTTGACTTTTGCTGCCGCGCCGGTATCTGCGGTTCGTGCGGCATGGTCATCAACGGCCGCCCCGGCCTTGCCTGCCATACGCAGACAAGCGACCTGCCGAGCCACATCACCCTGCATCCGCTGCCGGTGTTCAAGCTTCTTGGTGACCTGTCGGTAGATACGGGCACATGGTTTCGCAATGTGGGAACCAAGATCGAATCGTGGATTCACACCACCAAGGAATTCGACCCCACCGCGCAGGAAGACCGCATGAGCAACGATCTGGCCACCCAGATTTTCGAGCTCGACCGCTGCATTGAATGCGGCTGCTGCGTGGCAGCCTGCGGCACGGCCCGCATGCGCGAAGACTTTATTGGCGCTACCGCCATCAACCGCATGGCGCGCTTCTACATTGACCCGCGCGACAACCGCACGCCCGCTGACTACTATGAGCTTATCGGCGACGACAACGGCGTGTTTGGCTGCATGGGCCTGCTTGCCTGCGACAACGTGTGCCCCAAGCAGTTGCCCCTCCAGGACCAGCTGGGCATCATGCGCCGCATGGTAACCATGGAGTCCGTGCGTGGCATTTTGCCTGAATTTATCAGAAACAAAATGCAGGGTTGCGGCTGCGGCTGCTCCAAGTAG